From the genome of Actinacidiphila yeochonensis CN732, one region includes:
- a CDS encoding MBL fold metallo-hydrolase — protein sequence MTTHGTARSTGDEGQQGPVAGSMEVEWAHGARFRWSAAGPAIQVHHYDGATVILRQSKELNYEAPFLYLLFGRERALLLDTGATSDPALFPLRRTVDALVDAWLAAHPECAGGTYGLVVAHSHAHGDHVAADGQFADRPHTTVVAHEAAAVREFFGFGSSWPEAEVPFDLGGRVLDVIGSPGHQEAAVTFYDRRTGVLLTGDTVLPGRLYAFDGPAYLATLDRLVAFAAEHPVTHVLGGHVEMGRRPGHEYPIGASYQPREQRLELTAADLSALRDAAVAVAGQPGVHRLPGAVLYLQPSPSDMRRLVLRGRTRKALRTLIRN from the coding sequence ATGACGACGCACGGCACGGCACGGAGCACCGGGGACGAAGGACAGCAGGGTCCGGTCGCCGGCTCGATGGAGGTGGAGTGGGCGCACGGGGCCCGCTTCCGCTGGAGCGCCGCGGGCCCGGCGATCCAGGTCCACCACTACGACGGGGCCACGGTCATCCTGCGGCAGAGCAAGGAGCTGAACTACGAAGCGCCCTTCCTGTACCTGCTGTTCGGCCGGGAGCGGGCCCTGCTGCTGGACACCGGGGCGACCTCCGACCCGGCTCTGTTCCCGCTGCGGAGGACCGTCGACGCCCTGGTGGACGCGTGGCTGGCGGCCCACCCGGAGTGCGCGGGCGGCACGTACGGCCTGGTCGTCGCGCACTCGCACGCGCACGGCGACCACGTGGCGGCCGACGGGCAGTTCGCCGACCGCCCGCACACCACCGTGGTCGCCCACGAGGCCGCGGCGGTGAGGGAGTTCTTCGGCTTCGGCTCCTCGTGGCCGGAGGCCGAGGTGCCCTTCGACCTCGGCGGCCGGGTGCTCGACGTGATCGGCTCGCCCGGCCACCAGGAGGCGGCTGTCACCTTCTACGACCGCCGCACGGGCGTGCTGCTCACCGGGGACACGGTGCTGCCCGGTCGGCTGTACGCCTTCGACGGCCCGGCGTACCTGGCCACGCTGGACCGGCTGGTGGCCTTCGCCGCCGAGCACCCGGTGACTCATGTCCTGGGCGGCCATGTAGAGATGGGCCGACGGCCCGGCCACGAGTACCCGATCGGCGCCTCCTACCAGCCCCGCGAGCAGCGTCTGGAGCTGACCGCAGCCGACCTCTCCGCACTCCGTGACGCCGCCGTCGCCGTGGCCGGGCAGCCGGGTGTGCACCGGCTGCCCGGGGCGGTGCTCTACCTCCAGCCCAGCCCCTCGGACATGCGCCGACTGGTGCTGCGCGGCCGCACCCGCAAGGCGCTCCGGACCCTCATACGCAACTGA
- a CDS encoding helix-turn-helix domain-containing protein — protein sequence MEITDPRAIRALAHPLRLDLLELLAASGPATAAQCGRALGIPQANCSFHLRQLARYGYVEEAGPGADRRERQWRLPDERPAMRFTAAEETLRRQLERTVVERALAAILEHAEHREQEPPEWRAGTGIVSAVTAVTAEEAGEIERKWQELLAPYLSRSAEASAPEQSGLRHIRYFMAATPLTGVVVEAEPSAGTAEEEEEEEGGAEEGPREAATGRAAGTKGRSRR from the coding sequence ATGGAGATCACCGATCCGCGGGCCATCCGGGCGCTCGCACACCCGTTGCGGCTCGACCTGCTGGAGCTGCTGGCCGCGAGCGGTCCGGCCACCGCCGCCCAGTGCGGACGCGCGCTCGGTATCCCTCAGGCCAACTGCTCTTTCCACTTGCGGCAGTTGGCGCGTTATGGGTACGTCGAGGAGGCCGGTCCGGGTGCGGACCGGCGCGAGCGGCAGTGGCGGCTGCCCGACGAACGGCCGGCGATGCGGTTCACCGCGGCGGAGGAGACCCTGCGCCGCCAGTTGGAACGCACCGTGGTGGAGCGGGCGCTGGCGGCGATCCTGGAACACGCGGAGCACCGGGAGCAGGAGCCGCCCGAGTGGCGGGCCGGGACGGGAATCGTCTCGGCGGTCACCGCGGTGACCGCCGAGGAGGCCGGGGAGATCGAGCGGAAGTGGCAGGAGCTGCTCGCCCCGTACCTCTCCAGGAGCGCCGAGGCCTCCGCGCCGGAGCAGTCCGGGCTGCGCCACATCCGCTACTTCATGGCGGCCACCCCGCTGACCGGGGTCGTGGTGGAGGCGGAGCCGTCGGCCGGCACAGCGGAAGAGGAAGAGGAAGAGGAGGGAGGAGCGGAGGAGGGGCCCCGGGAAGCAGCGACGGGGCGGGCCGCCGGCACGAAGGGGCGGTCGCGGAGATGA